ACATTCCTGAAGAAGATATTGGAGTCCGCCCCGGTGTCGACGAGGATTCGCCTAACTAGCCCCATCCCAACCATTGATGTGATTACCATGGGGGATTTTCTGGGAGATCATGGAACGATTGATCTTTTGGACCGAAGGATATCATGGGAGATCCTCTGCTCGGTGGGGCGAGACCTCCTGTCGAGATGGACAGGATCCGGGTATCCTTTTTTGCAGCCGATCTGGACTTGGGGGGATTATCACGCCCGACCACGATGTTGACCACGAAAGTTGGGGGTTGTCGACGTTCCCTGTAGGTTCTTGTCTTGGTTTGACAGTCCGGCTGCGGTCCTCTTCGGAGCGTTCTCGCTCTCGTCTCCTTGGTTCTCGGATGAGTCAGGAGAACTCGCTCAACTTTTCTTCCCTAATGGCCTGCTCTAAAGCGTCTTTAAGATCGAAGCAGTCCTAGGTTTTGTGACTGAAACCCTTATGGTAATCACAGTAAAGGCTTTTGTTTCCCCTTGTTCTCTCTTTCAGTGGTCTGGGTCTGGACAAGATCCCATTGTCCGCGATTTACTGGTAGACTTCCACTATGGACGCCGTGAGTGGCATGTAGTTTGTGAACCTGCCTACCCGTGGGAGCTGTTTAAGTTGTTTTGCCGAGGTTCCGTCCCTGAGAGCTTCCCTGTATCTGTCGACCTGAGGGGTCTACCGTGCTGAGGGGTTCGAGGGCTGCCATTTATTGGCTGCTACGACCTGGCTTACCTCCTCATCGTTGATGTACTCCTTGGCCACGCTTTGTATTTCCTGCATGGTCCAGACAGGCTTGGTGGTGAGGTGCTTTCTAAAGTCCTTGTTTAGCAAGTTGTTCGTCAGGCAGAGACTGGCAACCGAGTCAGTGAGGCCATCGATTTCCAAGCATTCATCATTGAATCTGTCAAAGAACTTCCTGGTCGGCTCTCCATGTTTTTGGGTGACCCCCAGTAAGTTGATCGGGCGTTTCGCCTTGGCTATGCGTGTCGTGAACCAAGCTAGGAAGCTTTGGGAGATGTCCGTAAAGGTCGTGATGGATCCTTGTGGGAGTGCGTTGAACCATCGGATCGCTGGGCCGACCAGCGTCACCGGGAATGCTCGGCACCTGACCGCATCGCCTACCCCTTCCAAATTCATTCTTGCTTCAAATGCCGTGAGGTGCTCCTGCGGGTCCTTAGTCCTAtcatacctcatgtccgttggcTTGTCGAAATTTCTCGGAAGCCGGACCTTGAGGATCGAGGGGTGGAAAGGGGTGGCTCCTATGATGACGGGTTCCAGCCGTTTCCTGGCTTTTCCGTTTTGGGACTCCTCGTGGCTTTCGGATCTACCCCGGGTGGATTGGGAGGTCGCGTGCGTGTGCGCTTCGTCTCCATGTTTTGTCGGGCTCCTTTCTCACTCCTCGTATCTCCGAGAGGGGGAGCGGGTGCGGGATTGGCTGACGTCTCCCTGGAGTCGACTCCTCGTTGGTAGCTCCGTTTCGAGATTTTGTACTCTGTGTCTAAGCTCCTGCATAATCTTAGCACTGTCGGCTCCCGTCCCTTCGGAGGGACGTCTTTCAGGGGTCTTGGTGTAGATTGGTTGGTTTGGTTGAACGGAGGATCGTGGTTGTTCGCTGGTGCGGGCGGTCAAACTCGCCCTACTTAGGCGGGCTCCTTTTCCTTCGCAAAGTTCCTCCGACGTGGGGAGTCGCACCATGTCTGCTCCATGTTCCCACAGACGGCATCAATGTTCGATACCTGAGGGATGTCGGGTGCTCGACGGGTCAGGTGGTGGAGAGAGAGTGAGTAGGTGAGGCCCTGGACGGACTTGGAACGGGGGTTGAGATGTGAGCTAGGCGATGGCGACGCCGGAGACGGTGTGGACGGTGGTGTGGCCACCTGCAAgaacactccgacgctcaagtcagtgtTCGTACGAGGTAATAGCCGAATTAGGTAAGATGTCGCATACCTTGGGGAGAGAGCTGGTCTCTTCCCTTATATACTGTGCTGGGCAGGCCCATAGGTGACCTAGCCCACTAGCCAAAAAACTTCTATGAGCTGTCCTTGTCCACGTGGGATAGGAGTAGGTCGTTCCGATTTCTGGGTCGGGGTTTCGGGTGCTGTCCCGATAGTACCGACCCAACTGATTGCTGAGCGTGGTGACTTGAGCCGCCTAGTGGCAAGTCGAGCGTATTTCGGATCGGGTGCGGGGGATCGACCCATCGGATTTTCCTATCGTGGAGGATGGTTCAGACTTGAGTCGAAGGCGGTGTTTTCGACCCGTTGGGTAATAGGGCTGGACTGTGTGAGTCCATAACACTATGTATATGGCTGATTGGCTGCTTACCcatttcttcttttatatttttttattgagactgtttgcatttaatttatttgttatagGATGATCTGTAATTCTTTCATGCTCTTTATTTGTTTCAGAATAATAATTGCATGATTCGCTCCACTGTACCCTACTTGTAACGACAACAATTATGATTGTGGTGATGGTGACAATACCTACAGTAATTTGAGAatgagaattaaaaaaaaagacattttttacACAATTTTGTCAAATGTCAGTCCAAGTGAATTATATTTTACTAAGAATTGGTATACAGgctgttattatttaaatttcagCTAAGAAATAAAGAAACCTAATCTAACTAAAATTGTACTCAACCTATTAACCACTCAAGATAATCACAAATAAAATTACACATAAAAATTCGGTATAAGATCTTATTGCCATGTAAATTCCAAATTTAGCCTTCAATTACATATTCCCTCTTAACAATTCAGTACAAAGATCTTATTTTACTGGTCTTAATTATTATGTAAGCATTTTGTTCATTGATATTATTAGTGTCGTAAATTAAAGAATAATACAAAGATTTATATAACATGCATGATCATTAGGTCAGAATAGGATGTTGAACAGTTGAAGTATATCATGGGTAGtgaaaggaggagaaggaccactaattaatataattaagatagcaaataaaatcaaataataacacACATATACTTTGGGTTACATGAATtggagttattattattattattattgcatataaattttttgcCAGCCACATGGCTTGAAACTTCCATTGGTTGCTTAATAAGGCTTCCATTTATGTCACTTTTGTTTTGGTGAGATTTATATGTTCgccttttcttttaaaattttctgtAACTATTTATGTTTCTTTACATCcatttccataatttttcatcTAATCCACGAGTACAATTAAGCTTCATAATAATCAAGTATACATCTAATGAATGAACCTTTTCTTTgattaattagaaaaaaatgcAACGTAACTATATAAATCATTTACCGAGCTAATAAGAGGGATATAGTAATAAAATAGTGCAGGTGTGAGAGATTTATATTTGACGATACTATATGTTAAGTTACTTTCTAAGTGAGAGATATATATCATTTATTAAAAGAACATGTTTAGAcattgattatttaattttttttaaaaattacttttctaaaaaacatgttttcatacaagtttttttttatatataattccaTTTAGCTGTATATATTGAACATTTGAACCTTAAAGAAACTATTACTTTTCAAACCTTCTCCCTTGAATTTCAAATGCTAGTTCTAAAAATTAGTCGGGATATTTTTGGTGTCTTAAACAAAAATGAAACCCTCAACCGAATAAAGGAACCTAACTAATTATAGCAGAATCACAAAGTAAAACACTATTCAACTCATTTTCAGGCTGGAGGTAAAGGGAATAGTCTTTCATGCTCTTCACTCCTTGCTTGGCCAACCAATCAGCAGCATGGTTTGCTTTTCTATGCACCAAGGCAAAGTAAGCAAATTCTTAATCTTGGATAGAATATCTTGGTCACCCAATATGTAAGAGCAAAAATATTTGATAGGACAATAATATTTGCGTTCCGCATCATTGTCTTCGTGGGAAACCTTTTTTTCGGTCTCCAGTGAACATTACGCATTGTCGTCCTTACTCAGCCATTCTTATAGTGTCAAGTGAGCGTTACGCATCGCCGTCTTTACTAGACACTTGGCACTAAGGCCCATACAATATTTAACTCTATTTTAATCTTTGTCCTCTACTCTACTGTGGTCTGTAACAGAGATCATTCTACTTAATACATTCTTTCAATCTTTGTTCTCTGTTCTCCTGTGGCCAagattcttttttttaataaaccgaactcaaatcatttttatttaaaaccaaCACCAACTTTAAAACTATTTCAGATTTAAACCTCCTTCAAAAGACTAAAAAGAATCATTTATTAAGTAAATCTCACAACAGAGTCTCGAGACTTTAGGGAGGATGACAATCAAACCCgttctttaaaaataataaactccTTGAATCATAATTTCTTAAACTGTAGTTCTTTAATCAAAGTCAAAACATAAAGTCTTTTCAATGAGTAAAAACTCAATACATAATCTTTTCTTAACAAATCACATTCAAAACATAAAGTTTTTCCTTAATAAATCAATCCCAAAcataaatcttttcttaataaatcaaaaaccAAATAATACGATTTCTCAAGTCCAAcctttttctaaataaataaagtcttaagtttcataataaaatttggACAGCATCTCCCTTAAAATTCGGACTTTGCTACCCTTTTTGGGTCCCAACCGAACCATTCTCAACCTCTtttcaaccatttcaataaCTCAGACTAATTCCAATATCAGAAATCATTTTCGATAAATCAATAAAACTCATTCTTAGTATCTTAGATCGTTTCAAATGCGGATTcattttcaatatcaaattaACCTCAAACCAAGAAAATCATTTTACATAGCATTTAATCAAACCAACCTTCCAACTCAATAATCAGAAACAGTCACAATTCAATCATCATTTTAATAACCTTAAATCAAGTACAAAAGTCAACTAAACATCTCCAATCAATCAATAAACCATTCAAACTAGCATTTATATTCATTCCAggcaactcaattcaattcataaaacttgcaaaatcataaaaatatatttgttctATTAATATCGACTTAAAACAATTCTTAGTAGTGAATTAAGTTTAAGAAATCGCCCCTACCTCAGCTCGTTGAAACTCGCAAAACCAAACGCGTCAAAAAAACCCTTTTCTCTCAACCCGCACTCAGCGGCAACCGCAACCACAGCTCCACTGTATACGCAGCCACAACATCAACTTAAAATCATCAACATGCAATAACCGAGATTCGATCCTAAGGAATTAACGTTGCAAGAACCTTAGAAACgtataacaaaatcaacaatttAAGGAGTTTTCAAAGCAAAGATAACTTACTGTACCCAAAGGACCTAAGTACAACGCAGCTGCAGCTCCAATGGTTGACTCCAACGATGTCTGCGTCGTTTTTCGGTGACCAAGCATGGCGGGCAGCCCCCAGCAATGGTTCAATAGCAGCAAGGGTGGTGGAGCCAGCCCTCCCTCTCAAATGCAACATCACCAGCGTCCACCACAGTCATTCTTTCCTTCTAGCCAACCCAACAGCGACGGCGGCGATAGTACAGCCGCAGCAGTGACAAAACGGCAGTGGTGGTTCCCCCCAGCCCCACGGACGACAACAGAGGCAGCCCCAGGGTTCCTTTTCTTCGCGCTTCTTCCTCTTTTCGCGAGCTTCCCCTTATGGCGGACCAGATGCGAGTAGAACAAGGCTGAACGGAGGCGGGTCTTCAATGGCGAGCATGGTGGCATTCCCGATGGAAAAATGGCGTAGTAGTTGATGCGATGGCGAACGGCTCCTCCTCGCGTTCTCTTCTCCCCGTCTCGGGCTCAGTGATGGCGACAGTTGGCGGCAACGGAGCATCGGCGATGCGTGTGGTGGCGCGGCTTCTCTTCCTCTCCTCTCGGAtctcctctctttctctctgctCGCGACACGACGGAAACGGCGCAGGAACGGCGTCGACGCCCTCCTTTTCCGGTGCGCTCATCTTCCCCTCTGTTTTGCTCTCTCTCTCGCCGTTTTGTGTGTGTGCTATATGAAGGGAAAAAAGGGAATGTgggggttttagtggctgctGAGACAAGGTAAAAAGGGAAAGTGTGGTGGTGAATGGCAGTGGCTACATTAGGTTAGGGTTAGTGGTTTCAATTTGGCATTTTTTGGATAGTTtaggtaattttaataaaaataggggtaatagagtaattaaaaatcaattttaattcaataagaatattaatttataatttttaaaggaACTTgagaaatttttgttttttgtctCGTGTTGAGTTGAGAGACacttttgttttgtctcgtatCGAGTTGagagatattttaatttttgtctcttGATAAACAGAAACAGAGAAAGGAATAGGAAAGAAGAATTAACACCAGATATATCATGGTTCAGCCATTGGGTGCAATAtgacctacatccagtctccatcacaacaatgatggaattttattatgttttcacaATATTACAAACATCAatttctccctaggaactacccatTTCTGTCTGGGACAAATTTAGATTCTTCACCCAATCTGAATTTGACTAGGACTCAAAACCTAGCTTTCAACcgcaaagtgctaacccaacttgtaagaGAATCCCCACaagatcatgaaacacaacagaaAGATGTACAAAAAAATTCTGAgacatctatgactttttctctaatattgatcactacatttttctcTCACTGGTTTTTTCTTACAAACTTCACCATGTTTTCCTTTTACCGTGAGACTCAAAAAAACAatactaagaaaaagaaaacaaaatgaacatctttgaaggagaagaacttagGAAGCTTGGATAGCTATAAGAATTCTGTACTTTCACTTTCTCTCTTTGATCTCAACCTTTGGccgttcacccttattatagaaggggaagcttCCAAGGTTGAAACCGGTTCAACCAAGCAACTTCTTTTCCAACCAAAAATAGCAGCGGTTCGGACAAAGAGCAAAGAgagggaaaaacaaaaaaaaaccaacATGCATGTACCCCTCTCAACTCTTTTCATCAAGCTCCTTCAATCTAAACCCTTGATCTTGTCTTCGGCTCCAAAAAAAGATTCGGACCCTTGATGATCTTCTGACCCAAGACAGCTCCttgctttctattttttcttcttcctacGTATAGCTTGACGgctatcttctttcttttatgaACAAAAATGGAAGTAAAATTTTGTAACTGAGATCTTCCTCTTTGACAAAGGCGGATCCTTTCTTTTCTTGGTATAGAAAATCTTGCTTTTAATGGCAAAAATCTTGTCATGCCTTACTTCAAATCTTCCTTCTTCATAGCCTTTCTTCCATAGATTTCTTTGTGactttacttttacttttcttcttgATGGATGTGACCGAAAgacaagagagagaaaaaagaagagacaAACCCTTCAATGCAAAATAaactgaatttaattttgagtttcAATTACCTATGCATACAATTAACCAAAttagattttgaatttcaatCACAAGTGAAGTGGGTAACCGaaccaattccttgatctattcttttctttttcaattcggATTAATGATGATGTTGGGCCAAGAGAGGAGATTGCTTCGGCTTATTAGATTCTCGGGCCAGCTTTGGAGTTCATCTTAATTCATCATTCAACCActcaaactaaaattaatttttgcacAAGGCTTAATTAATTTTGAACAACAAGCTGGGCTTACAATGTCTTTGGCCCATTATTGAAACTACTTTTCCTGCACACTAAACCAGATCCATCATACAAAGTATAAACAATTGGAAgcaaataacaaattaataattttttaattaatattttaataatgtttgatcatcaattaaatataagttttttaaactcaacaaactttaaatttattttaaaataaatactctaattcaataattagagataattaaattaatttttttatatcataaaataaaattcaaaatctaattattcaaattaaagcaGATAAAACtctcattatttttcaatcactAATACtttaaatcaataataaaaaagtactcaattaatataaaaatctcttaaaatatattttcgaataaataaaataaatcataaatagtttaatttttaaaatttggggTCTTACATCCTACtatacttataaaaatttttgcccttaaaaattaacttaataCTCAAAATGTCACAAAATCCTGGCACTTTACTTTTAGACATCTTATGGAAACTTGGAAAGATAAAATATCTCagcatataaatacatatacgGTTTCAAATACCAAGATGTTCATATAGCTTAAAACATTTATAGGGATAACGTGGTACAAagcaaaagatacaaaataggCTCGATGCAAAAAGGTTACAAGGCAAGCTGGTATTAAAACGATAAGTATATCGTCTGTACCCCAAACTCGTACTAACTTCAGAGCTTTAACTTCCCAAACTTCAACTCCTGACGTTTCCCAAACCCCACGATATGCGTTACCTATTAGTTCTATTTCGCCTACGATAACCCGTTTGTGCTTTCATATACATAAACCATCAGTATTAAGCTTGCCAAACTTAATACCGTGATGTATGAAATGGTTGACAAACGGTATTAATCATTAGGCAATCATGTGCATAAAGCTATAACTCTCGTCATCAGGACAAGACTTATTACATGACAGacgctcagagtatgcaattaaagcatagtcggtccattcctcaggctctacaggaaatACCGCTCTGATatcataatgtaacaccctcactatcagaatgtcacgcttccgactgcgccactctgatagcaagaggtattacgacgacttcatgtacttaataataaaatatgaaccCTTGACTTAAAACCGTGTCGCTGTTTTATTTGAAAAACCGGAAAAATACTTTTACAATAAAACAAACAAGCATATACATAAACAAAACTCCTTACCCAAGtaacttatacatattatatacatacaaatcatacaactcctatccctcttacataATTATCATATTAATGGTGAGGgaagaataaataataactaaactaATACATCCATATCGCATAAGctaaactcaaaaaaaattcttcatGAGCTTTTTCGTCTGTTtcctaaaaaaaaaagtctGTAGGAGGTGAGAAAATCATTCTCGAAAGGATTCTCAATAGAGGGTTTTGAGAATTGTCGTAAGaagatattataaataaaaactattCTCAAAATATAGTGATTTATCAATTTGTTATTCAAATCTAAAATTTGTATTTCTCTTACAAAAATTCTAtgtaaaataacattttaaccAGAACTTATCTCTAATCCAGTCAAGcatggcctccggcccaaatcAAACCAAACCACCATCACCATTATCACCAATCCACCATCAAATAttcaaaatagaaaatcaaCCACAAGCACAAGCAGATACAAGGCAAacacatttaaagaacaagtacATCAAGTATCACAGTTACTGGTTAAACATAATTTATTAGataagcaaaccaaaacaaacaAGCACACACAACCAATTGCAAATgtgcaaacaagtatgatgcatgtctagtcctatacaggtcatgagctcatgtgtcagtTGCCCGATTTCTGACACTGGTCTTGAGATAAGCGTTTCGTACCACCGTCCTGATTTCAGCCAACGTCCCCTCCATGAGCGTTACGCATCGCCGTCCTCATTTAGCCGTCCTTATAGTGTCAATTGAGCGTTACGCATCGCCGTCCTCACTAGACACTTGGCACTAAGGCTCAAATAGCATTCAATTCTATTTTAACCTCTGCCCTTTGCTCTACTATGGCAGAGAGGGATCTTTGTTAATACATTCTTTCAatctttgttctctgctctcctATGGCAGagattctttttattaataaaccgaactcaaatcatttttatttaaaaccaaCACCAACTTTAAAACCATTTCAGATTTAAACCTCTTTCAAAAGACTAAAAAGAATCATTTATTAAGTAAATCTCACGGTAGATTCTCGAGACTTTAGGGAGGACGACAATCAAACTcgttctttaaaattaataaacccCTTGAATCATAATTCCTTAAAATGTAGTTCtttaatcaaactcaaaacataaagaCTTCTTTAATGAGTAAAAACTCAATACATAATCTTTTCATAATAAATCACATTCAAAACATAAAGTTTTTccttaataaatcaaactcaaacataaatcttttcttaataaatcaaaaaccAAATAATACGATTTCTCAAGTCCAACCTTTTTCTAAATAAACAAAGTCTTaagtttcataataaaattttgacAGCATCTCTTCAAAAACTTGGACTTTGTCACCCTTTTTGGGTCCCAATCGAACCATTCTCAACCTCTTTTCAACCATTTTCAATAACTCAGACTAGTTCTaatattagaaattatttttgataaatcaataaaattcatttcaaaTATCTCAGATCGTTTTAAATGCAGATTcattttcaatatcaaattaACCTCAAACCAAGAAAATCATTTTACATAATATTTAATCAAACAGACTTTCTAAGTCAATAATCAGAAACAGTCACAATTTAATCATCATCTTAATAACCTTAATTCAAGTACAAAAGTCAACTAAATATCTCCAATCAATCAATAAACCATTCAAACTAGCATTTATATTCATTCCAGacaactcaattcaattcataaaacttgcaaaatcataaaaatatatttttcctaTTAATATCAACTTAAAACAATTCTTAGTAGTGAATTAAGTTTAAGAAAACACCTCTACCTCAGCTCATTGAAACTCGCAAAACCAAACACGTCAAAGAAACCCTTTTCTCTCAACCCGCACTCAGCAGCAGCCGCAACCACAGCTCCACTGCATATGCAGCCACAACAGCAACTTAAAATCATCAACATGCAATAACTGGAATTCGATCATAAGGCATTAACATCGCAAGAATCTTAGAAACGTATAACGAAATAAACGATTTAAGGAGTTTTCAGAACAAAGATAACTTACTGTACCCAAAGGACCTAAGTACAACGCAGTCGCAGCTCCATCGTCCGCGACATTTTTCGGTGACCAGGCATGGCGGGCAGCCCCCAGCAATGGTTCAACAGTAGCAAGAGTGGCGGAGCCAACCTCCTTCTCAAATGCAACATCACCAGCGTCCACCACAGTCATTCTTTCCTTCCAGCCAACCTAACAGCGATGGCGGTGACAGTACTACTGCGATAAAACGGTGGCGGTGGTTCCC
The Arachis duranensis cultivar V14167 chromosome 5, aradu.V14167.gnm2.J7QH, whole genome shotgun sequence genome window above contains:
- the LOC107490193 gene encoding uncharacterized protein LOC107490193, encoding MRYDRTKDPQEHLTAFEARMNLEGVGDAVRCRAFPVTLVGPAIRWFNALPQGSITTFTDISQSFLAWFTTRIAKAKRPINLLGVTQKHGEPTRKFFDRFNDECLEIDGLTDSVASLCLTNNLLNKDFRKHLTTKPVWTMQEIQSVAKEYINDEEVSQVVAANKWQPSNPSAR